GCCGCATCTGTTAGGGCATTAGATAAGTGGCAATAATTTGTTAAAGATGTAATTTGACATCCTCTATTGATTGATTCCTGACTTCGAAAGATCGTAGTAGAAGTGTACAGTGTATGAATCTAAGAATCTCAACAAACAATAAAATAGGCATTGGATAATGAACGGACATCCCAATAGTCTAGACAGCAGTCCAAACCCAGGAATCTTCAATGTTCAAGATTGTTTGAACACTGTAATGCAATCGAGTGTCCCAAATGTAGTCACTGCTTCATCGAAATCCAGTGTCTAGAATGAATTCAAGAACCAGAAACCCGCCATTGCCTAGCTACAGGCTAGACCGTTAGCAAATCACCGTGGCGGTAATTTATACCACTCGGTATAGTAGAATTACTTAGGCTCAGTGGCTGCATCTGTCTTGAAGCTCATGAATGTAAAGAACACCAACGCGTGGTTTTACATGACTCCAAAATGAAGTGACTCACCATCTATATTCCCATGCTCGCAATCCACCAAAACCCAATCAACACCCGTCCTCGCCAATGTCCTCGAAACGTTGGCTCCTGGAATCATCTGCCAGCAGCCCGTCGCCGGTCCTTTGCCCTCCTCCATCACCCTCCTCAAGCGATTTGCGTCTTGCATGATTGAAGCCATTTTATGGTAACTGTGCCTGTTTTTAACGAGTAAGCTGTTCGTCAAGAACCTTGAAGAACGAACAAAGGTCAAATTAGATCTCAAAATAAGGTTGCAACGAGAAAGCATGAGGTGTCGAGACGTTAAGAAGTAAATTTGTCTTTGTTATGTCACTGACGTGAAAGTTGCGTTATCGGACACACTGACGGGATGTGACTATGACTACCCCACATTTTGCTGTCCTGCATAATGATCGTTCCTGCTTGAAGAATATGGAAAGGAGGGGTGGATTATGTGACAATTGACAGCGCCCTCATTGCCTCCTATCTAGAAGTTATTGCCAGAGCTTTCGGTGGGCTTTGGATATTGAGAGACGATTACTTGGTGCTCTGCTGGCTGTCGCATGTTGAGAAAACGACGCCCGAAGATTAGATTCGTCTCGAACATTGAGCCGGCATGAAGATAAAAACGTATACAATTTGTTTACATTGCCAAATGCGGCAAAACACTGGTATTCCCAGAAATGGGAATTTGATCTCCCATCCGGAGAGCTAAGAAATTACCCAAAGAGAAGCTCGTGGGGAAACAAGTACCTCAGAAGGAAGGTGGGGGATTTTGGCTTAACGTGAATCATGTGAGATTTTCCCCAATGAGCTTTATTCCTTGTTTGCCGTCCCTTGAGCCGAGATGCGTCCCAAAACATGAAAAATGAAGGCATTCTCACGGTCGTTGGCATCCTTGTATGCTAGCTCAACGATGATCTTCGCCATATTACATTGGAATATTGTTAGAATACAAGCACAGATTGTCGTACTCGGCCAAGTTTAAGTGTTGCAGATGTGTTGACATCTACTTGTTTATCAAAGCCTGCTGTCTTTACCCCTCATTATATACTCTGTAATATGGGTTCCCCCATACTTGAAACATGCATGACAATTGCCATAAGCGTTTGTCATAGAATTACCAACAGTCCTCGAATAGAACATCAAAAGGAATTCCATCCTTGAGCCCGGCAGTAACACGGCTTCGGCCGGATAACCGATTGCATCTTCCGGTTTCCAAGTTACAACATAATTGCTTGGATTGCAGAGAAGGTCAGCTGCGGTGATCAAAAAATGCATATAAGCAGCGGTGTGACCTTAGAAGATTGAACTCTGTGAGAACCATTGACTCGGACTCAGCAAATCGGGGTTGACAGAGCTTGTTCCTCAAAGGTCTTGATCGGATTGGGGCTCCTTCACACTACCATGAGCCGCTCGTAAATGCTCAGATGCCGCATTTCCATAGCGACGCTGCATTGTGACCCCCACGGGCTTTGAGGTGGACCCCCCATGGAAAACTAATGTACGCCACAGCATGGCGTGGGATTCAATACATGATGCGAGAGTCCCGATCGAAGACCCGCTACAAGGACTGGGGATCATCAGCGTGACTTCTCAACCACAGTTTTGGGAAGAGGTGTCTTGTGGAGTTGggtggaaaggagaaagaaatggacGGAGAACGGTCTGCTTCTCCACAAGCTTCCTGTAATAAGATGTATGAGCGATTATCCATCCATGTCAATGtaaagagatggatgggtagTGGGCACGAAGTTGGGCAATCATCTATTCATAGTGTGAAAAGTGTATTAGTGAGACAGACGATGGTGCAGACTGTATGCAGTAAGAAGAATTGATGTTGACGTTGGGCAAGGTCAATAGGTATAACCTTGCAACCCGGACAGACGAATAGAATGgcaggaaaaagaaaaagaaaaagaaaaagaaaaagaaacagaaaaaAAATGCTCGCACGAACCTTGCTCTCGCCCTTCCCACCAAGCTGATTCTACAACAAGCTTCAGGAGTTGGAACTTTCGAGCAGAGAAATGGTGAAATCCTTGAGTATTATATTAACTGTCCGAAATTGGATTGCAATGAGTGAAATCAATGGATACCTAACATCATACCCCTACAGCACAATTTAGCCGTTCCCACCAGAAACACACGAGACGTCCAACACAAACGGGATCCAACGTTTGAGAAGCTGCGTTCACTCTGTACGTGCTAGGTAGGTGAGCAGTGTATGTATCTGCGACGTCTAGACGGCTCGCGTGAatcttttcccttcccctAGACCTGTCAAGCTACGTGTTGCATCGCGGTGCGACGTCTTAGACTTACAAGTCACAATTGTACTTTGTATATATCGCCATGACCATCATCCAGCATCATCACCTGCAGCATCACTCTTACGCCCAATCGAGGATCGGAATTGAAACAGGACACCTTGACTGTGCGGCCAACATCTAGGTACGTGCCGGTACAGAACTTCCATTTTCGTCACAGTGACTACATCGCACTTGGTACATCGATCCCAATGGGTTCCACGTTTTTCTTTGAGATGTGCACATTCTCCGCTTTTCCCATATTTTTCCGTGTTTAAGGAGAAATTGTCAGCTAATCACAGCCAGCTCAATCGCATCCGTGAACTCTAATCGGAATTCTTACTTCGTAAAACTCGTGTCCTTTGCCAGAGACCTTTGCATGTGGATATGTCGTGTGTGGTATGTAGCATGCAGTGTGCAGTGCCAGGAGGGGGCACTACAACCACAGGCCAGTATTCAAACGTCTACAGACTACGATGCTGCGTAGGAATCACGAGAGTGGctgctttttcttctctctcccgttccttctcttcttcttctgcggCTGCTTCTAGAATAGAACTCCAGGAACCCATAACCCTGCTTGCAAGGAGATCTTGCTTACCAGGGGGGTGCAAAATCATTTTCCGCTTCCTCTGCTCccacttcttctccttctttcacggcggaggggaggggggcgGTGATGAAAAAGAGACGCGACTAGATCTTCAAATGGGCCACCAGGGTCTCGAGGCCTGCATCGTTCTCTTTCCGTAATACTTCCAAACTTCCTTTCTGTGGGTCGCATCGCCGTGCCAAGGTCAAACTCCCATGGTAAGATGGACAATTTCCTGCCGTCACCCATACAATCAATTATTCCTTTTCCAGTCGCCCTCGTACAGTAGCACTCCATGTTCTGTACATATCGGTGTCCATTTCCATGTTCAAGGTCTCCTTGCTCGGTCGATATGGATATGGCACACGACCCACCGCCACTTGCCGTCATTTGCCTAGGTCCTTCTTACTCCGGGTCCCTAACCATTTGCTATATACCTCAGCTGCTTCCCACATCGTGAGTCtcgattgattgtttgaaattACCTGCCTTTACTTCATTGTTCGTCATATCCTGCCCTCTCTCCTCACTCTAGCCAAAACAATTCCAAGAGCTCgtcaacaaacaaacctttcgagagagaaaaaaaaagtatatatactCTCAGTGAATTCCATTTTATTGTTGCTATAACTACGTTTTTCAATACATGACATCACTCTTCACCTTGACCTTGACTTCCTCCCATTTAATTCGGCAATCAAATTGGCTTTGACGTTACCGGCCTTTCTTATACCATCTACAGAGAATACCCCGCCACGCTTCAACAAAGAACCTCTATCCATCATGTTATCATATGAGAATCGCTCCTCGAACATGGCTCAACCAACGCCAGCCATGCCGGATCATTTGCCCATGTCAACTTCGTCGTCTTCGAATTCATTGACAAATGGCCAATCCAGACAGCCTAAGACAGGCCATTCTCACATCTGGTTGATTACCGGTCCTGCTGGATGTGGCAAAAGCACAGTAGCTCAATATGTCGCCAAAGCTATGAACTTGCCATATATTGAAGGAGATGAGGTATGTACATCGATTCTATCATTGACCAAACTAAGAACGCCGTTCTAATGAAAATAATCATAGTACCACCCACAATCAAACATTGATAAAATGGCCCAAGGCATACCCCTCAACGATGCCGACCGTTGGGACTGGCTCACCAAACTCCGCGACGAATCTGTTAAAAGTCTCAACGCCGGTTCGCAAGGCGTTGTCCTCACCTGCTCGGCCCTGAAGCGCAAATATCGCGACGTCATCCGTGTAGCCTCCTACTACGACCACAATGTTCTCGTTCACTTCGTATACCTGCATGCTAGTGAGGAAACATTGCTCGCGAGAGTCGGTGCTCGACAGGGCCATTTTATGGGTGCGAATATGGTTCACAGTCAATTTGGCATTCTCGAACCGCCTACAAAAGATGAGACAGATGTGATCCAGGTAGATGTTAGCGGATCGTTAGAAGAAGTCGAGCGAGAAGCGTTGGCGAAGATTCAAACGGcaataaagaaagaattggCTATAGATTCATGATCTTCATACATTTACAACATTGCAATGTAGAAGATACTCGCAGTGGAGGGATAGAgacttcattttcatttcaattacAATACGGCGCTCGGTGACCAATTGGCGGACTAGATATccttcatcattcatctacGGTTTTAGCAATCACGGATACCTTCTCGGCTACACGATTCGGAGTTGCTAATAAGGGTATTTGTTTCTTATTTCTTACGTCTACATTCATATTTCGCATACGGATCTCGGTGGGGCTAGCAAAAAAGGATTTGGCGTATTTTCTTCTAGCTTTAGCTAGACATGGGTTCTACTACGTTGTTCATACgcatgatttttttttaatggGTGGGGTTCACGTTATGACCAGTTGcaagatgagaagatgagagagatTAGTCTGCAAGAAACGAAGcgaaaatggaagaaggtGAAGGAAATATATGGCTGGGCAAGTACGCAATTAGATTAATTAAGAGAGAGTATCACGCATCAAAATTTCCCATACAGCCGTTTATAAACGGTTGAATTCATTCCTCGTTTTTCTGTTGATGCACACTGTCGGGAGAATCTTCACACACCATCCCCCTGATCTGCCAATTATCCTCATGCGAATGCGGGGTAGCGACCGACCCCAGGAAATCAGCTTCATGTACCCCAGTCGGACAACGCATTGTGTCGTACGACAAGGCTGATTGAATCGTGCATGCATGATGGTATTATAAGGGGTTTGGAGACATACACGATGTTACTTGTTGCTTACCTGccaagaaatgaatgaagtCTCTCACTTTATGTTTGTATGCAGGCATGTTTTCTTGTATTGTTTCTGTATGCTACGCTAACGCCTCGCAATCTCCGCAAGCTTCGCAAGTGCAAAACTTACCATCCATTCCAAAGAAACCCCCAAGCTGAGCCCGAACCCCCTCTCTAAACACCGAGTGCAACGCAGTCATTTGTAACAAGTCCGTTACTTTTTGAGGCGGTGGCCTAATTCATCAACGTGAAATCATACTTTGTGATTCTGTTTACCCAATTGGAAGGAGGCAAAAATATATCCTTATGTCCGTGGGGTATGGTATCACGGTCTATGCGTATGTTGTGTTTCTGTCAACTATCTCAAGGTGATGCAGAAAGCAGTATGGAATGAGATCTTGTGAGCTGAAGCGAAGAACGATCTCGTGGTCTTGAATTCCTCAGCCGCTTTTGCTGCGCCTAAATGTATGCAAGACGtgaatgatgagatgatgtcATGTGCGTTGGATGTACAACAGTGCATCATTTCATATGTAAAAGCATGGTTTCTGGATCTTCGATATATCCTCTGACCATTTCGGCTGCGCGGGCCATGGTTGCACCGTCTATTACGCGGTGGTCGGCGCTCCAACTGAAGTTAATAACTTGTTTTGAAACGACATTTCCGTGAGCGTCGAACGCGGGGATGGTGCGTAGTTTGCCGATGCCGAGAATGGCGAGCTGGGAGTCGACGATGATAGGAGAGAGGTAGGTACCGCCAATATTGCCGATATTGGAGATGGTTATAGTGCCACCGGAGAGGTGAGAGGAGGTAAGGGTAGAGCTTGAGGCAagggattgaagattggtgAGAGATTGAGTTATATTGAGGAGGGTAGACGTGGACTGTGCGTGTTTTAGGACAGGGACGAGGAGACCTGTGGGAGTATCCATTGCAATGCCGATATCATGTTGGGGACGCATTGTTAATATGGGCTTCTGCGAGGTGGGATCAATGTCGAGCCGAGCATTCAAGATGGGGTAATGATTGAGAGTCAAAGAGACAGCTTTGATAATGAAGGGAAGGTAGGATAGCTTAGCAACCCCGTTGACGGGAGAGCTTGCCAGTTGTTTGTTGATACGGCCTCGTACTTGGGAGAGTTTCGTGAAGTCAATTTCATCGGTGTAGAGGAATTGAGGTATGGCCAAAGACTTCGTCATGACTTTGAACATTTGCTGTTGAACAGGCGTTAATGAAGTAGTATACTCCTTTTGAGGCCCCCCATCTGCTTTTATGAAGGGCTCCTGAGTTGTTGACGGAGCCCCGTCTCTGTCTTTTGCAAACCGATGTACGTCTTCCTTAAGTACGCGGCCGTCTTTCCCCGTACCTGTCACATCTAATATGTTGACATCTAACTCTTTTGTAAGATGCCTTACTGCTGGTGTCGCCAATGACGCATGCTTTCCTTTTGGAGTTGATGGAGAGGATCGAGTCTCGGCAGCTGGCTGAGAGGCACCTGGAACATCTACTTTATACTCCGTTGTTGAATTGTCCACGGGTTGGGCTTTAGAGTCATTGCCGGCACTTGATCCTTCAACAGCACTCGCGCCCTCTTGTTCGATCTCCCCttgtatatcaatatccagGAGAGCTTTCCCCACTTGTGCCATATCCCCAGCTTCATAGTGAAGTTTCTTTATGACACCCGAAAACCGACTGGTGATTTCAACCGAAGCTTTGTCACTTTGCACTTCACATAATTTGTCCCATTCCTCCACCCGAGCTTCTGGTTCCACGAACCATTGTATAATTTCGCATTCTTTGATTCCTGAAATATCTATTAGTAAGAAAGCTTCATCTGACTATTTCAATCTTCTGACCTTCTCCAATGTCTGCCAACATAAATGGCTTTATGGCTGATCGCTTCGCAGATGCATGGAAGTATTTGTATGTGGTTGGGCATCTTTTGGGGAGATTGAGACCTTGATAGACGTTCCATTGTCTGCTCAACACTCTAGAATAGAAGTTATAGCGCATCTTGTACAAGTCTAACTCAGGAGCTCATACAATTTTCGATAGTGATAGGGGAAAAAAAGTTGCAATGTTTACATATTTTGTGGAATAGAAAGTTACATTCATGACATTTGCAGAGGTAACAATCTGGGGATTTCGGTTATCGGCGGCTTATCCGTGCTCGGGAATTTCTGgggaaaaaataaattctgGGGTAAAGAGAATCTTTCAGGCGCGCATGCTGAATTGCTAGCGGGGATTCTAGGTTTCCCGCACGACTCCCCTTATCATAACGAAAATGATCCTTACACGATTGCCGATACGATCCGCAAGGAAGCAGTTAGATGCTTCAGCATGTATGCTATGCCAATGGCGTTCATTTACCACTACATATCGACGATGggacgaaaagaaagagacGCCATCACCGGTGCCAGAAACCCCTTCAGTTCTAGATGAAGCCCCAAGAGCTTCGGGCAAGAGGGTGGAAAATTTCACGCCCAAACCTTTGGACCGAGCAATTGGACTTCCAAACCCACCGAGAGCAGGTCAGAATAGTGGAGTGGACAATAGGtcaatcaaagaaagaagagatgacTTCGTCAATTGGGACAAGCATCTTGAAAAGCGCAAGAAACTGTGAGCCCCccttttataaaatgatgTGTGCAGGTCACTAATATCAAGGATCCAGGACTGCGGCAATGGCCAAACCATATTACAGAGAATGGAGTAATATGAAATATCACAAAGGAAAATCCTTCCTAGCACCTCCCCGAATCTTTAAAGCCGATCGCGCGCTCTATTTTCCTAATTTAAGCGGCCGAACTTTAGAGCCAGACTCTACCCTATATGAAAATACAACACCTATACTGGAGGGCAAGGTATCAGTTGTGTCCGTATTCAGTGGTGCATGGGCAGAGAACCAGGCAGCTACATTTGCATCTGAGAAGAGCAACCCAGGTTTACATGAGGTGGTGAGAAATAACAAGGGATTGGCGCAAATGGTACATATCAACATCGAGGAGAATTACCTGAAAGCTATGATCATCAAGTTCTTTCGGTCGAGTTTAAGGAAAAAGCTGCCAGAATGGATGTGGAAGAGATATTTTGTGGTCCAGAAAGGTCTCAcggatgagatgaaagatgCTATAGGTCTATTAAATAGTAAGGTCGGATACACATACATCCTAGATGGGGACTGTAAGATTAGGTGGGCGGGCAGTGGTCCTGCTGAGGAATACGAGAAGGATGTCTTGGTCAAGAGCGTTTCTCGACTCTTGGAGGATGCTAAAGTACCCCTCGTGCAAAAGAGACTGGAACATAGTGCACAGCAATCGGGGAAAGCTGCTGCAAAGGGGGGTAATGAAGATGCAGCAAAAGCTGGAAGTCAAGCATGATATTCCTGAATATACCCATAAGCCATTCTTACACTGTATAACAATTTGGTCATATCTCTGACCGTTCCACTCCAAACGCCGTGCCTGTGTTCTCATTGCCGTAAAATGCACCgtcctatcctatcctcaCATAAAGTACAAAAACATCAAGAAGCAAAATGCGATAAAGCTGCCCATAATGattccatctcttctcttctttgcgCTGATCCTCCCAATCAAACTATTCAATCCCGGTACCTGACTTGCAGCCCCAGTGATCCTCCGATTAATACTGGCCAGCGTTTCCCTCTGTAGCCCAAAACTCTCATTAACAGCATAAGCCTGGCTCAGCACACTGTCCGTCATATTATGACTATTCTCGATACGACTTCTTTCTCCCAACATGTAATCCGCCTCTGCGGCTTCTGGGTTATTGCTATGATAAGCGTCGATATCAGATCGCACATTTGAAAGTAGGTTTGCGCGGTTACGGGCTTCGGAGATGGAAGAACGAATGCGCGAGAGTTCGCGACGGTGATCGAGGAGGATTTCTCGGTGACGGGTAAGATTATTTTGGCGGGTTGCAGAGGCTGTGAGGGAAGAGTCGCTGTCGAGGAGGCGGGAGAGTTGGGATATCAGGTTTTCTCTCTAAAACGTAAGTGTGAGACTAAGTTCTTGAGCTTACAGTGAGGATCTATTCACCTTTTCTAAAATCTCTTGTAGCTTCATTTCCGTGGATCGTTCATCTTCTGAAGGTTTTGGCGGAATATTGGAAACGGCTGAGAATTGTGAGTAGGTATGGAATAGTGTTTCTGTCTGTTCGGGCCGTTAGTTTCGTGGGAGATAGCTATTGGGAGGTATGTATAATTTACTTGTGTTTCCAACGACCTAGCTTGTTGACGAAGCTGTGCCCAACCAGTCCCAGTGGATGTAGACATCGTTCCTAagttgaaatataaattgggATGTATGTTTGCTTTGCAATGATTTACCGCATTTACTGTCGGcgcattattattattttgtgATGCTGGGTTACGTCGCTGAAGCCGGATAATAGGCGGCCCGCCCCTTCTTTGTCGAGTCGcagccatcatcatcaaatgaGCCAATCATTTTGCTTGCTCGTCAGATTACCCTTTTCTGTATTTACAACAAGTTCTCTGCATATCACTCAAGTATAACTACACCTTGAGAATACTTACAGTTTTTATGCTTTGTTATAATGtcaattctaattttaaGCCATGGACAATGTAGAAGATATCTAAGTAGGTGCATGGGATCTAAATTAAAGCTTGTAAATATTTGCGTTGTTCCCAATTcgaaataatgattatttGATCTAGTTTCAAATACCGGTTTCTCGGCCTTTGCGCCCTGCTATAGGGATCCTGAAATGTCTGCTGTGGCTTATTCATTCTTGTCTTTGTACATATGCAAGCGAAGCATCGTAGAGAGTATTTGCCCAAGTTCCGTAACGATAGCTAGAATGTGCGCTGAGAAGGTCACGAATATTTTAAGTAATATTTATCATTCTCTGTGCAATGCTAGATGGAATTTACTATGAAAATCAAGTTTGCAAACCTGGGCACTATTCTCTTCACAAAACAGGAACGCCAGCCCATAACCACGCGGAACCATGCCATCAATCTTTGAGATGTCTagcaaaaataaaaagctttcatATGCAATCATCAAGCACATCATGAACCATTCTATCAAATCGCTTTCCTAAACGCCTGTATGCTTGTAATGACCTGCACCGATCTTGTTAACCGGCAGCTTGAAGAAGTCTCTCTCCAGCCTTAAGATTTGCACAAGCGTAAGCCTTAGACTCAGGTGGGAATGTTCCATTTGCGGCCCAGAGGTCAATCAATGGCTGCATGGGCTCCAATTCATGTGGCTTTAGCATGTCAATCTCGGTTGCTGTCAAAACAAAGTGACTAAAGCAACTATTCATGTGCTTGTCGAGGTTAAGATGGTAGAAAGGCTCAATGAAGTGTCCCCAGTAGAGATGAGCATAGACTCGGAACATTTGCCTAAAGATGGTTTGACACACATCAACAAATTCTTGTGGAAATCCACTGCTCTTGCCGATCCAGTCACCGGCTCCGGCGAGTTGAGATAGAGAGGTTGAGAGTGTGGTTGGGCCAGCAGGAATAGGTGTGTTTGAGCCAGGTGTATTGACTCCACCAGAAGCATAAGTTGAGCCAGCGATCTCAGGGCCGGCACTGTTGTGACAGTATGAAATTCCGGCAGGATCAGTGGGGAAAATGGCGGTATTGTCAATCTTTCCAGAGATCCAGCGCTGCATGAGGGAGATGTACTCGTGGGCCGGTACTTCGACAGGCTCTCTACGGGAGTTCAACCATGTGAAAGAGTGGTTTCTAGTAAAACTAATCAGATATCAAATTGGTAGATCTTAGAAAATGCAGGCTTACGCGCCAGCAGACATGCGGGGGCAAGTCTGGGGGTTACAAATGGTGTtaccatcttcttctttttcatgaATTACCCGAACAAAGTTCCACAAGATGCGATAATGCTCAACCACTACGATTGTTAGCACAAGACTGTTAGCTTCTCCTCATTGTCTTACCTTGATGGGCAATCCACTCTCCAGGCTCAACTGTCTTTGGGCGAGCAGACAACGTCATAAAATTACCCTTAACAATGTGCTTAGCATAAGCATTATTAAGCCAGAGTGGCTTCGGACGAGGAAGGTTGTAGACGGCTAGTGGATCATTGCCTGTAGGGGGAGCTTGCTGATCATCCACAGACATGGTTTGTGAGAGCGAAGGCGAGTTGGGGAGTGGCGAGACACGGGGTGCCATGCTGGCAGGGGACGAAGAATTGACGGGTGAATTGCCTGTAGGAGAGGTTGGCGAAACTCCGTTAAGTCCACCTGGACTCTTTGCGCCAGAACTCTTACCACTGCCACGAAAGCGGCCACTTCTACAAACACAAGATTGTTAGCAATGTTCTTTGTCAAGTTGGCGGGAAGCAAAAGGTAGAATGAAAATCAAGCTTGAAGAACAGCAAGAACGAATGGAAAGTTTTAGGAAGACGCAAAATAGCAGATACGAACAGCTCAATGCATCAATGGCAAATCTGGGGAGCAGATATGCCATAGGTCGAATAAACGCATGTTGAGGTTATCATTTTTTGGAAGACAGAATGGTTGCCTTGCCGATGAAAAGCTGCCCTGGCCAAACTTATAAGATTGCCAGAGGAGAGTTTTGTTGAAGtttctcatcaaatcataCAACTAACTCCAAGCAGCTTGCTTGCTGATAGGTCGATTGGGCCGGTATAAAGCTT
The sequence above is drawn from the Botrytis cinerea B05.10 chromosome 11, complete sequence genome and encodes:
- the Bcatp10 gene encoding Bcatp10; this encodes MILTRLPIRSARKQLDASACMLCQWRSFTTTYRRWDEKKETPSPVPETPSVLDEAPRASGKRVENFTPKPLDRAIGLPNPPRAGQNSGVDNRSIKERRDDFVNWDKHLEKRKKLTAAMAKPYYREWSNMKYHKGKSFLAPPRIFKADRALYFPNLSGRTLEPDSTLYENTTPILEGKVSVVSVFSGAWAENQAATFASEKSNPGLHEVVRNNKGLAQMVHINIEENYLKAMIIKFFRSSLRKKLPEWMWKRYFVVQKGLTDEMKDAIGLLNSKVGYTYILDGDCKIRWAGSGPAEEYEKDVLVKSVSRLLEDAKVPLVQKRLEHSAQQSGKAAAKGGNEDAAKAGSQA
- the Bcgos1 gene encoding Bcgos1, with protein sequence MSTSTGTGWAQLRQQARSLETQTETLFHTYSQFSAVSNIPPKPSEDERSTEMKLQEILEKRENLISQLSRLLDSDSSLTASATRQNNLTRHREILLDHRRELSRIRSSISEARNRANLLSNVRSDIDAYHSNNPEAAEADYMLGERSRIENSHNMTDSVLSQAYAVNESFGLQRETLASINRRITGAASQVPGLNSLIGRISAKKRRDGIIMGSFIAFCFLMFLYFM